In one window of Acanthochromis polyacanthus isolate Apoly-LR-REF ecotype Palm Island chromosome 8, KAUST_Apoly_ChrSc, whole genome shotgun sequence DNA:
- the znf143b gene encoding zinc finger protein 143 produces the protein MLLAQINRDSQGMAEFHDADGQPVTLCLTEAVTVADGDQMESMDTVSLQAVTLADGSTAYIQHDSKASFSDGQIMDGQVIQLEDGSAAYVQHVSMPKAGGDSLQLEDGQAVQLEDGTTAYIHTPKDTYDQSGLQEVQLEDGSTAYIQHTVHMPQSNTILAIQADGTIADLQAEATAIDPETISVLEQYTTKVENIENPLGSFGRVEADNGVHMRIVLQGQDNRPGRVSNVGEKSFRCEYEGCGKLYTTAHHLKVHERSHTGDKPYVCDYPGCGKKFATGYGLKSHSRTHTGEKPYRCQEMNCCKSFKTSGDLQKHTRTHTGEKPFKCPVEGCGRSFTTSNIRKVHIRTHTGERPYYCSEPSCGRSFASATNYKNHMRIHTGEKPYVCTVPGCEKRFTEYSSLYKHHVVHTPCKPYNCNHCGKTYKQISTLAMHKRTAHNDTEPIEEEQEAYFEPPTDAIDDPNVSYTTAVVEADDSGSEQLPVETSDMVGQQHVALVTQEDGTQQQVSISEADLQAMGGTITMVTQEGTTITIPAHELATQGAHSVTMVTTDGSDEQVAIMTPDMASFQTVEEAGYSQEQDDIHPVTLLATSNGTHIAVQLSDQPSLEEAIRIASRIQQGESPGLDD, from the exons ATGCTCTTGGCCCAGATAAACCGGGACTCCCAGGGTATGGCAGAGTTTCACGATGCAGATGGGCAGCCAGTCACTCTCTGTCTTACAGAGGCCGTGACAGTAGCAG ATGGTGATCAGATGGAGAGCATGGACACAGTGAGCCTGCAGGCTGTGACTCTTGCTGACGGATCCACTGCATATATCCAACATGACTCCAAAGCCTCCTTTTCTGACGGACAGATTATGGACGGCCAGGTGATCCAGCTGGAGGACGGCTCTGCTGCCTACGTTCAGCATGTGTCCATGCCTAAAGCAG GAGGGGACAGTTTACAGCTCGAAGATGGACAGGCAGTTCAGTTAGAAGATGGAACAACTGCCTATATTCACACACCAAAAG ATACGTATGACCAGAGCGGCCTTCAGGAGGTACAGCTGGAGGATGGCAGCACTGCGTACATCCAGCACACGGTGCACATGCCTCAGTCCAACACCATCCTGGCCATCCAGGCTGATGGCACCATAGCAGACCTGCAGGCTGAAGCCACGGCCATCGACCCAGAGACCATCAGCGTGCTCGAACAGTACACGACCAAG GTGGAAAATATAGAAAACCCCTTGGGGTCGTTTGGCAGAGTGGAAGCAGACAATGGTGTCCACATGCGG ATTGTGTTGCAGGGTCAAGACAACAGGCCAGGAAGGGTGTCAAATGTAGGAGAAAAGTCTTTCCGTTGTGAATATGAAGGCTGTGGAAAGCTCTACACCACTGCCCACCACCTTAAA GTACATGAGCGCTCCCATACAGGAGACAAACCGTATGTCTGTGATTACCCTGGCTGTGGGAAGAAGTTTGCAACAG GCTATGGACTGAAGAGtcattcacgcacacacacaggggaGAAGCCATACAGATGTCAGGAGATGAACTGCTGCAAGTCCTTCAAAACCTCTGGAGACCTTCAAAAGCACACGAGGACTCATACAG GAGAGAAGCCTTTCAAATGCCCAGTTGAAGGCTGCGGCAGGTCGTTTACCACCTCCAATATCCGTAAAGTTCACATCAGAACGCACACCGGAGAGCGGCCATATTATTGCTCTGAGCCAAGCTGCGGACGGTCATTCGCGAGTGCTACCAACTACAAGAACCATATGAGGATTCATACCG GAGAGAAACCCTATGTGTGCACAGTTCCTGGTTGTGAAAAGCGCTTCACAGAATACTCGAGTCTGTACAAACACCATGTTGTTCACACACCCTGCAAACCGTACAACTGCAACCATTGTGGGAAAACCTACAAACAGATCTCCACACTCGCTATGCACAAACGCACAGCTCACAACGACACAGAGCCCATTGAAGAGGAGCAAGAAGCATACTTTGAACCGCCAACAG ATGCCATCGACGACCCTAATGTGAGCTACACAACAGCGGTGGTGGAGGCTGACGACTCCGGCTCAGAGCAACTTCCAGTAGAGACCTCAGACATGGTTGGTCAGCAGCATGTTGCCTTGGTAACACAGGAGGATGGAACACAACAGCAG GTCAGTATTTCTGAAGCAGACTTACAAGCTATGGGTGGCACAATCACCATGGTAACGCAAGAAGGCACAACCATAACAATCCCAGCCCACGAACTGGCAACGCAAGGTGCACACTCCGTTACCATGGTAACAACAGATGGCTCAGATGAACAG GTGGCCATCATGACTCCTGACATGGCCTCATTCCAAACTGTGGAAGAGGCAGGCTACAGCCAAGAGCAGGATGATATTCATCCTGTCACGTTACTGGCCACCTCCAACGGCACTCACATTGCTGTGCAG CTCAGTGATCAGCCTTCGCTGGAAGAAGCCATCAGAATAGCGTCAAGAATACAGCAAGGAGAGTCACCAGGCCTGGATGATTGA
- the LOC110960325 gene encoding nuclear receptor-interacting protein 3 produces the protein MFPGMRAEDRRDSGVLDAAALRQQRRIKQAIQFLHKDSADLLPLDGLKKLGTSKQGQPHNILQKRLLEAKLSRGRMNMCGVTPNSGGILLSCKNLNSHEDEKEEEEDFIHVPCKCLGQELNVLIDTGCRLNLMSSLTVGRLGLKEYVEENKMETDGFPFQRKLCIDGHIKELSLTIGQLRIMCSFAIVESNKPFLSLGCKTLKALKCVIDTDKQMLVFGTTMREQVQFAIKPLNESSSDFRNLDY, from the exons ATGTTCCCGGGGATGCGGGCTGAGGATCGGAGGGACTCGGGGGTCCTGGATGCTGCGGCTCTGAGGCAGCAGAGGAGGATCAAACAAGCCATCCAGTTCCTCCACAAGGACTCGGCTGATCTGCTGCCTCTGGATGGACTGAAGAAACTCGGCACGTCTAAACAAGGG CAGCCACACAATATCCTCCAGAAGCGCCTGCTAGAGGCGAAGCTGAGCCGAGGCAGGATGAACATGTGTGGGGTCACACCAAACAGTGGAGGAATCCTTCTGAGCTGCAAGAATTTAAATTCACATGAGGatgagaaggaagaggaggaagactTCATCCATGTACCCTGCAAG tgtttaggACAGGAGCTGAATGTGCTGATTGATACAGGCTGCAGGCTGAACCTGATGTCCTCACTGACTGTGGGGAGATTAGG TTTAAAAGAATACGTCGAAGAGAACAAAATGGAGACAGATGGATTTCCGTTTCAGCGTAAGCTCTGCATCGATGGTCACATCAAGGAGCTCAGCTTGACCATCGGGCAACTCCGGATAATGTGCTCGTTTGCCATCGTGG AGAGTAACAAGCCGTTCCTGTCCCTGGGCTGCAAGACTCTAAAGGCACTCAAG TGTGTAATCGACACCGACAAGCAAATGCTGGTGTTTGGGACAACCATGAGAGAGCAGGTTCAGTTTGCCATAAAGCCACTCAATGAAAG CTCCTCTGACTTCAGAAACCTGGATTACTAA
- the c8h11orf16 gene encoding uncharacterized protein C11orf16 homolog isoform X2: protein METSINNELKLSSAADWEQHKSCSVRMTSQPTLASEAALIPLFQGKRRCNVTFVLDSSENMRAVLGSVKRLLIQTLLAKASLRDSLFNIMTFSSKVHCWSHHMLPCTPDTVYTALSWIHSISCSPGRNLLAALTVALADPFCQTVHLLCSDLPDQPEALLRVLPALAAGRPVNIFYLQDSGRQLDRNSRDYLQTLTQTTRGSCYLIPFGLNGVLDKVIPLHVAESQSSMHTVPSAQCCWCHHTSSPFLRCSLGNLHRPVASCMLPGQTLAGPEFFPGCRVLARREADGLYYLGTVVQQGRKGVWVVEFDHPGSARAGVVSSKRQLVCSPDMVKDSRAHSHCLLPGDAVLSPWEPDLRRFGPGQVMAATEGRDGFTADAVTSLRVLMWNSYVSLVPDSLVLPVSASQHDRIVRELQILTPAPSPCCSWLCTHSSSCAPQMFCTDSCQSASTSCSCSVTNCRTSLGGTDGFDRAEQVNEMDLRNADMRINDSEVPSSSSSSSLSLSEDGTRASVSPAVKLRSKQQRPPWRYWRRTGPEPQHRQPESAAPRTSSQPVRFSFPVPQISASPNHSSLFQSLPGTKGRRANIKDVFGMSNFKPRPPARLQSFSGHSASAVYT, encoded by the exons atggaaaccagcATCAACAATGAGCTGAAGTTGTCGTCTGCAGCTGACTGGGAGCAACACAAGAGCTGCAG TGTTAGGATGACATCTCAGCCAACGCTGGCCTCTGAGGCTGCACTGATTCCACTGTTCCAGGGCAAACGGAGATGCAACGTTACTTTTGTTCTGGACAGCTCAGAGAACATGAGAGCTGTTCTGGGGTCAGTGAAACGCCTGCTGATCCAGACCCTGCTGGCCAAAGCTTCTCTCAGGGACTCACTCTTCAACATCATGACTTTTTCCAGCAAG GtgcactgttggtcccaccacATGCTTCCCTGTACTCCAGACACAGTGTACACAGCTCTGTCCTGGATTCACTCCATCAGCTGCAGCCCCGGCAGGAATCTCCTGGCTGCCCTGACCGTGGCTCTCGCTGACCCCTTCTGTCAGACTGTCCACTTGCTCTGCTCTGACCTCCCTGACCAGCCAGAGGCCCTGCTAAGAGTCCTGCCTGCCCTGGCTGCTGGGAGGCCTGTGAACATCTTCTATCTGCAGGACTCAGGCAGGCAGCTGGACAGGAACAGCAGAGACTACCTGCAGACTCTGACCCAGACCACAAGAGGGAGCTGTTATCTAATTCCATTTGGTTTGAATGGAGTGTTGGACAAG GTGATTCCTCTGCATGTTGCAGAGAGCCAGTCATCAATGCATACCGTGCCTTCAGCTCAGTGTTGCTGGTGTCACCACACATCTTCACCCTTTCTCAG GTGTAGTCTGGGTAATCTGCACCGTCCAGTTGCCTCCTGCATGCTACCTGGTCAAACTCTGGCTGGTCCAGAGTTCTTCCCAGGATGCAGGGTGTTGGCCAGGAGAGAGGCTGATGGTCTGTACTATCTGGGCACCGTGGTACAGCAG GGCCGCAAGGGAGTTTGGGTCGTCGAGTTTGACCATCCAGGAAGTGCTAGGGCAGGTGTCGTCTCCTCCAAACGGCAACTGGTTTGCTCACCTGACATGGTCAAAGACAGCAGAGCTCATTCACACTGTCTCCTCCCTGGCGATGCTGTCCTGTCACCATGGGAACCAGATCTGAGGAGATTTGGTCCAGGACAAGTGATGGCAGCCACTGAGGGCAGAGATGGTTTTACAG ctgatgCTGTTACAAGCCTCCGGGTGCTGATGTGGAACAGTTATGTGTCTCTGGTTCCTGACAGCCTGGTTTTGCCTGTTTCAGCTTCTCAGCATGACAGAATAGTCAGGGAGCTCCAAATCCTCACACCAGCTCCAAGTCCATGCTGCAGCTGGCTTTGTACCCACAGCTCCTCCTGCGCTCCTCAGATGTTCTGCACTGACAGCTGCCAGTCAGCATCTACGTCTTGCAGCTGTTCAGTCACAAACTGCAGGACCAGTCTTGGAGGAACAGATGGGTTTGACAGGGCAGAGCAAGTTAATGAGATGGACCTCAGAAATGCAGATATGAGGATCAACGACTCTGAGGTTccatcctcttcttcttcttcttctctttctctttctgagGATGGGACCAGAGCATCAGTTTCTCCTGCAGTGAAGCTGAGGAGTAAACAACAGCGTCCTCCCTGGAGGTACTGGAGAAGAACTGGACCAGAACCACAGCACAGACAGCCAG AGAGTGCAGCCCCCAGGACGTCATCACAGCCTGTCAGGTTCAGCTTCCCTGTCCCACAGATCAGCGCCTCTCCAAATCACAGCTCCCTGTTTCAGTCACTTCCTGGTACTAAAGGAAGACGAGCGAACATCAAAGATGTTTTTGGAATGTCAAACTTCAAGCCTCGACCGCCAGCGAGACTGCAATCTTTCTCTGGCCACAGTGCCTCGGCTGTTTACACATAA
- the c8h11orf16 gene encoding uncharacterized protein C11orf16 homolog isoform X1, which translates to METSINNELKLSSAADWEQHKSCSVRMTSQPTLASEAALIPLFQGKRRCNVTFVLDSSENMRAVLGSVKRLLIQTLLAKASLRDSLFNIMTFSSKVHCWSHHMLPCTPDTVYTALSWIHSISCSPGRNLLAALTVALADPFCQTVHLLCSDLPDQPEALLRVLPALAAGRPVNIFYLQDSGRQLDRNSRDYLQTLTQTTRGSCYLIPFGLNGVLDKVIPLHVAESQSSMHTVPSAQCCWCHHTSSPFLRCSLGNLHRPVASCMLPGQTLAGPEFFPGCRVLARREADGLYYLGTVVQQVQGRKGVWVVEFDHPGSARAGVVSSKRQLVCSPDMVKDSRAHSHCLLPGDAVLSPWEPDLRRFGPGQVMAATEGRDGFTADAVTSLRVLMWNSYVSLVPDSLVLPVSASQHDRIVRELQILTPAPSPCCSWLCTHSSSCAPQMFCTDSCQSASTSCSCSVTNCRTSLGGTDGFDRAEQVNEMDLRNADMRINDSEVPSSSSSSSLSLSEDGTRASVSPAVKLRSKQQRPPWRYWRRTGPEPQHRQPESAAPRTSSQPVRFSFPVPQISASPNHSSLFQSLPGTKGRRANIKDVFGMSNFKPRPPARLQSFSGHSASAVYT; encoded by the exons atggaaaccagcATCAACAATGAGCTGAAGTTGTCGTCTGCAGCTGACTGGGAGCAACACAAGAGCTGCAG TGTTAGGATGACATCTCAGCCAACGCTGGCCTCTGAGGCTGCACTGATTCCACTGTTCCAGGGCAAACGGAGATGCAACGTTACTTTTGTTCTGGACAGCTCAGAGAACATGAGAGCTGTTCTGGGGTCAGTGAAACGCCTGCTGATCCAGACCCTGCTGGCCAAAGCTTCTCTCAGGGACTCACTCTTCAACATCATGACTTTTTCCAGCAAG GtgcactgttggtcccaccacATGCTTCCCTGTACTCCAGACACAGTGTACACAGCTCTGTCCTGGATTCACTCCATCAGCTGCAGCCCCGGCAGGAATCTCCTGGCTGCCCTGACCGTGGCTCTCGCTGACCCCTTCTGTCAGACTGTCCACTTGCTCTGCTCTGACCTCCCTGACCAGCCAGAGGCCCTGCTAAGAGTCCTGCCTGCCCTGGCTGCTGGGAGGCCTGTGAACATCTTCTATCTGCAGGACTCAGGCAGGCAGCTGGACAGGAACAGCAGAGACTACCTGCAGACTCTGACCCAGACCACAAGAGGGAGCTGTTATCTAATTCCATTTGGTTTGAATGGAGTGTTGGACAAG GTGATTCCTCTGCATGTTGCAGAGAGCCAGTCATCAATGCATACCGTGCCTTCAGCTCAGTGTTGCTGGTGTCACCACACATCTTCACCCTTTCTCAG GTGTAGTCTGGGTAATCTGCACCGTCCAGTTGCCTCCTGCATGCTACCTGGTCAAACTCTGGCTGGTCCAGAGTTCTTCCCAGGATGCAGGGTGTTGGCCAGGAGAGAGGCTGATGGTCTGTACTATCTGGGCACCGTGGTACAGCAGGTACAG GGCCGCAAGGGAGTTTGGGTCGTCGAGTTTGACCATCCAGGAAGTGCTAGGGCAGGTGTCGTCTCCTCCAAACGGCAACTGGTTTGCTCACCTGACATGGTCAAAGACAGCAGAGCTCATTCACACTGTCTCCTCCCTGGCGATGCTGTCCTGTCACCATGGGAACCAGATCTGAGGAGATTTGGTCCAGGACAAGTGATGGCAGCCACTGAGGGCAGAGATGGTTTTACAG ctgatgCTGTTACAAGCCTCCGGGTGCTGATGTGGAACAGTTATGTGTCTCTGGTTCCTGACAGCCTGGTTTTGCCTGTTTCAGCTTCTCAGCATGACAGAATAGTCAGGGAGCTCCAAATCCTCACACCAGCTCCAAGTCCATGCTGCAGCTGGCTTTGTACCCACAGCTCCTCCTGCGCTCCTCAGATGTTCTGCACTGACAGCTGCCAGTCAGCATCTACGTCTTGCAGCTGTTCAGTCACAAACTGCAGGACCAGTCTTGGAGGAACAGATGGGTTTGACAGGGCAGAGCAAGTTAATGAGATGGACCTCAGAAATGCAGATATGAGGATCAACGACTCTGAGGTTccatcctcttcttcttcttcttctctttctctttctgagGATGGGACCAGAGCATCAGTTTCTCCTGCAGTGAAGCTGAGGAGTAAACAACAGCGTCCTCCCTGGAGGTACTGGAGAAGAACTGGACCAGAACCACAGCACAGACAGCCAG AGAGTGCAGCCCCCAGGACGTCATCACAGCCTGTCAGGTTCAGCTTCCCTGTCCCACAGATCAGCGCCTCTCCAAATCACAGCTCCCTGTTTCAGTCACTTCCTGGTACTAAAGGAAGACGAGCGAACATCAAAGATGTTTTTGGAATGTCAAACTTCAAGCCTCGACCGCCAGCGAGACTGCAATCTTTCTCTGGCCACAGTGCCTCGGCTGTTTACACATAA
- the c8h11orf16 gene encoding uncharacterized protein C11orf16 homolog isoform X3, with the protein MRAVLGSVKRLLIQTLLAKASLRDSLFNIMTFSSKVHCWSHHMLPCTPDTVYTALSWIHSISCSPGRNLLAALTVALADPFCQTVHLLCSDLPDQPEALLRVLPALAAGRPVNIFYLQDSGRQLDRNSRDYLQTLTQTTRGSCYLIPFGLNGVLDKVIPLHVAESQSSMHTVPSAQCCWCHHTSSPFLRCSLGNLHRPVASCMLPGQTLAGPEFFPGCRVLARREADGLYYLGTVVQQVQGRKGVWVVEFDHPGSARAGVVSSKRQLVCSPDMVKDSRAHSHCLLPGDAVLSPWEPDLRRFGPGQVMAATEGRDGFTADAVTSLRVLMWNSYVSLVPDSLVLPVSASQHDRIVRELQILTPAPSPCCSWLCTHSSSCAPQMFCTDSCQSASTSCSCSVTNCRTSLGGTDGFDRAEQVNEMDLRNADMRINDSEVPSSSSSSSLSLSEDGTRASVSPAVKLRSKQQRPPWRYWRRTGPEPQHRQPESAAPRTSSQPVRFSFPVPQISASPNHSSLFQSLPGTKGRRANIKDVFGMSNFKPRPPARLQSFSGHSASAVYT; encoded by the exons ATGAGAGCTGTTCTGGGGTCAGTGAAACGCCTGCTGATCCAGACCCTGCTGGCCAAAGCTTCTCTCAGGGACTCACTCTTCAACATCATGACTTTTTCCAGCAAG GtgcactgttggtcccaccacATGCTTCCCTGTACTCCAGACACAGTGTACACAGCTCTGTCCTGGATTCACTCCATCAGCTGCAGCCCCGGCAGGAATCTCCTGGCTGCCCTGACCGTGGCTCTCGCTGACCCCTTCTGTCAGACTGTCCACTTGCTCTGCTCTGACCTCCCTGACCAGCCAGAGGCCCTGCTAAGAGTCCTGCCTGCCCTGGCTGCTGGGAGGCCTGTGAACATCTTCTATCTGCAGGACTCAGGCAGGCAGCTGGACAGGAACAGCAGAGACTACCTGCAGACTCTGACCCAGACCACAAGAGGGAGCTGTTATCTAATTCCATTTGGTTTGAATGGAGTGTTGGACAAG GTGATTCCTCTGCATGTTGCAGAGAGCCAGTCATCAATGCATACCGTGCCTTCAGCTCAGTGTTGCTGGTGTCACCACACATCTTCACCCTTTCTCAG GTGTAGTCTGGGTAATCTGCACCGTCCAGTTGCCTCCTGCATGCTACCTGGTCAAACTCTGGCTGGTCCAGAGTTCTTCCCAGGATGCAGGGTGTTGGCCAGGAGAGAGGCTGATGGTCTGTACTATCTGGGCACCGTGGTACAGCAGGTACAG GGCCGCAAGGGAGTTTGGGTCGTCGAGTTTGACCATCCAGGAAGTGCTAGGGCAGGTGTCGTCTCCTCCAAACGGCAACTGGTTTGCTCACCTGACATGGTCAAAGACAGCAGAGCTCATTCACACTGTCTCCTCCCTGGCGATGCTGTCCTGTCACCATGGGAACCAGATCTGAGGAGATTTGGTCCAGGACAAGTGATGGCAGCCACTGAGGGCAGAGATGGTTTTACAG ctgatgCTGTTACAAGCCTCCGGGTGCTGATGTGGAACAGTTATGTGTCTCTGGTTCCTGACAGCCTGGTTTTGCCTGTTTCAGCTTCTCAGCATGACAGAATAGTCAGGGAGCTCCAAATCCTCACACCAGCTCCAAGTCCATGCTGCAGCTGGCTTTGTACCCACAGCTCCTCCTGCGCTCCTCAGATGTTCTGCACTGACAGCTGCCAGTCAGCATCTACGTCTTGCAGCTGTTCAGTCACAAACTGCAGGACCAGTCTTGGAGGAACAGATGGGTTTGACAGGGCAGAGCAAGTTAATGAGATGGACCTCAGAAATGCAGATATGAGGATCAACGACTCTGAGGTTccatcctcttcttcttcttcttctctttctctttctgagGATGGGACCAGAGCATCAGTTTCTCCTGCAGTGAAGCTGAGGAGTAAACAACAGCGTCCTCCCTGGAGGTACTGGAGAAGAACTGGACCAGAACCACAGCACAGACAGCCAG AGAGTGCAGCCCCCAGGACGTCATCACAGCCTGTCAGGTTCAGCTTCCCTGTCCCACAGATCAGCGCCTCTCCAAATCACAGCTCCCTGTTTCAGTCACTTCCTGGTACTAAAGGAAGACGAGCGAACATCAAAGATGTTTTTGGAATGTCAAACTTCAAGCCTCGACCGCCAGCGAGACTGCAATCTTTCTCTGGCCACAGTGCCTCGGCTGTTTACACATAA
- the akip1 gene encoding A-kinase-interacting protein 1: MANQSWLESSLRRSASLGLEVLERASRRSVDWTSTGESQSPTTTDQDAHIPVKKPCTELNDAFATIAEFMAQTTYHCKRFYESGCCPEPSDTEKKHTSRFHTRIGAGKTKPPLPKRKHGHVSAEGEDFYIEVSPGTYAITASMPESQQQTQLVSVKAGESINLTFNL, encoded by the exons ATGGCTAACCAATCCTGGCTGGAGTCTTCCCTACGGCGCTCTGCCAGTCTGGGCTTGGAGGTGCTGGAGCGCGCCTCCAGACGGAGCGTAGACTGGACTAGCACTGGTGAATCCCAGAGCCCCACTACAACAGACCAAGATGCACATATACCTGTCAAG aaaccCTGCACAGAGCTTAATGATGCCTTTGCAACCATTGCAGAGTTCATGGCACAGACGACCTATCATTGCAAG AGGTTTTATGAGTCTGGCTGTTGCCCTGAGCCCAGcgacactgaaaaaaaacacacgtcCAGGTTTCACACGCGTATTGGAGCTGGGAAGACAAAACCTCCACTGCCAAAAAGGAAACAT GGCCATGTGTCGGCAGAGGGTGAAGATTTTTACATCGAGGTTTCACCTGGAACATACGCCATCACTGCCAGTATGCCGGAGTCCCAGCAGCAGACTCAGCTGGTCAGTGTTAAAGCTGGGGAGAGTATCAACCTCACCTTCAACCTCTGA
- the rpl27a gene encoding 60S ribosomal protein L27a: protein MPTKKTKTRKLRGHVSHGHGRVGKHRKHPGGRGNAGGLHHHRINFDKYHPGYFGKVGMRHYHLKRNASYCPTINLDKLWTLVSEQTRLNYSKKPDGPAPIIDAVRAGYYKVLGKGKLPKQPVIVKAKFFSRQAEEKIKAVGGACVLMA, encoded by the exons ATG CCTACCAAGAAGACCAAGACCAGGAAGCTCCGAGGACACGTCAGCCACGGACATGGTCGCGTTG GCAAGCACAGAAAGCATCCTGGAGGTCGTGGTAATGCTGGTGGTTTGCATCACCACAGAATCAACTTCGACAAATA CCATCCAGGTTACTTCGGTAAGGTGGGTATGAGACATTACCACCTGAAGAGGAATGCATCCTACTGCCCCACCATCAACCTGGACAAGCTGTGGACGCTGGTGAGCGAGCAGACCAGGCTCAACTACAGCAAGAAGCCCGATGGACCTGCCCCCATCATCGATGCTGTGCGCGCT GGCTACTACAAAGTTCTGGGCAAAGGCAAACTGCCCAAGCAGCCTGTGATCGTCAAGGCCAAGTTCTTCAGCCGACAGGCCGAGGAGAAGATCAAGGCAGTGGGAGGAGCCTGCGTGCTGATGGCATAA